The Chloroflexus aggregans DSM 9485 genome segment ACCCCGCTCCCCATGCATGGGAAGCGGGGCCAGCGGTACGAGGCAGATTACCGTTGGAGCATCGGGATGAAGACCTGCAACGACGACGGCCCAGTTTCAAAATCCGAGGCAAGGTAGTCCAGACCATCGATCAGCGGTTGTTCATCGGCCATCAACGCGCCATCGCTCACCCGCACGATCTGGGTGACGACCCGGTACGGCCCATTCACCCCAGTCGACGCGATCTCACCGCCGTTGAACTCAACCAGCAGCGGATTCGCACCGGCAGCCCACTCAACCGTCGTCCGCGTGATCATCATCGCGCGCCCATCGGCGTCTTGCAGGGTCGCCATCACCGCATACTGGTCAGCAGCAGCGACTTGGTATGTCGCGTGGATCTGCAACCGCTCGTACTTGCCGTTCCTATCCCAATCAGGAGTGTTCGTCGCCGTACTACCATGCCGTTCGAGACCGGGAGTACGCACCGTGAGCAGCGCTTCGAGTTGGCGGCTAAACGTGGCGCCGCTCGCGCTCACCGAGATCACATACGGCCCTGCCGCAGCGGGTGCAATCAGTTGGCCGCGATACTCGCCGGCAGCCATGCGCACTAGGTCAACCGTCTGCACGCCCTGCGGCGTCAGCAGGCTCGCTGAAACGGCGGTCGCCTCAGCCAGCGTCGCCGCTTGGACCAGCCGCGCCGTGAGAGTGAACGGTTCACCGATCGCGACTGACGATGGCAGATCAAGGAAGAGTTGCAACGGTGACTGCATCGCAGCCACGAGCGTAACCTCAGCGGTCGTTGTCGCCGGCCCAGCCGTTACCACCGCCGTCCATTCACCAGCCGGCGGATTGGTCAGCCGGTACGTGATCAGACCATTCACCGGATCGATCAGATACACCGAACCGGGCAGTTCTTGGGCGAGATTGGCCGGCGTGATCGCACGGCCATCGGGCGCGATCAGGGTCAGCGCCAGATCGCCATCGTTCCAGCCGAGCAAGATTTCGCCGGCATTGCCATCGAGCACGATCGGCGCGGTAAAGGTCTCACCAGCCGCAAGTGTTGTGGCAACCACTGGCGTGAAACTGACCGGCGACTGCTCGGCAGCCAAGAGTGACGGAGGCCGAGAGTGCGAGAGGCAGGTGTTCCGATAGG includes the following:
- a CDS encoding lipase family alpha/beta hydrolase, encoding MKRITVGSLFGLATVVLLIGTLASPALVSNALATPPAKEVAILVHGWQGWNLLNPSGRSCGESPIRADRNLAQQEFADIGAYLVDAGYEVYLASWETRPGYTMRAEEAAAKCLAPQIAAVAGGDRDGKVLLVAHSMGGVVSRAYIEDTQNPPVEALITLGTPHVGVNFASLIKVILLLNPGTRLLVEQLCASDPGLCQLGSDQMLLFNTVYHPTGVPYLFVGGYGGPVYMAFLNFTEGRNDGIVGYRSGVGYLYNPVSDIPFIGRPLRNDTLIVSGGDITRRFTNAAHVSFFETGTKRWFFADPATKSCVEGFVAGIESGTTAYRNTCLSHSRPPSLLAAEQSPVSFTPVVATTLAAGETFTAPIVLDGNAGEILLGWNDGDLALTLIAPDGRAITPANLAQELPGSVYLIDPVNGLITYRLTNPPAGEWTAVVTAGPATTTAEVTLVAAMQSPLQLFLDLPSSVAIGEPFTLTARLVQAATLAEATAVSASLLTPQGVQTVDLVRMAAGEYRGQLIAPAAAGPYVISVSASGATFSRQLEALLTVRTPGLERHGSTATNTPDWDRNGKYERLQIHATYQVAAADQYAVMATLQDADGRAMMITRTTVEWAAGANPLLVEFNGGEIASTGVNGPYRVVTQIVRVSDGALMADEQPLIDGLDYLASDFETGPSSLQVFIPMLQR